The window AATCTCCTCTAAAAGTCGATTAAGTCATTGCAATCAATActctattacaatattatatgagtCGGAAATTTTACTTGaggttataatattcaaatccATTAAATCCAATTCTAAaagaagcatatatatatatatatatgcatttttttctttctttgaagatattttatataatcttagtTTGTTGTTCAGAAGACTTTAGTATAAAACCGAACTATGAACCCACACAGAGATTAGCCAgaaaacgtatatttttatacatgttaatatatttagataggAACTGTAGAATATTATTCTAGTTAACTTCgtagttttttaatgttcatctctataatattgttaattgattacaataattatttacataatttatttgtgtatatttatttaaagctgTAGGAACTAAAGTATTTCATCTCGTTTTCATACGTgactttttacattatttagtaGATTAACGTCCGAATCACACTGAGTCTCGGAGCTTTTAAGATCGATCTCTAAATATTAccatatcatttataatacacgaaggaaacaaaaaaaaaacatagtaataaataatgttcgtATCAGCATACGGTCaagtttcataataaatttagccTCAAGCTTAAGGTTATGGTTATCTAAACCTCATATTGATCAATAgttgaagtttaaaatatataaatttattcctgTCACCAGACCTAActcataaaaaaagaaatgaaaaatacgtacatgaaaaaaatatatacgatataaaagtttaaaaaacattcgGCTTATCAGAACTAATGTcgcttaaaaatatgtacttgaTATGTAACCTCCtttgtaatacatattatgccaaaataaaaaacttttttgtctATGTTTTTGTGTGTTCAGTAATGGTTTCCTCGTGTAATAAAACACTAACCGTTACCTTTTGTCGTAATGACCATGCGTTTTCGGAATAGCTCAACTATTTATGTTAAGGATCATCTTATTTCTACCTTCCAAACTTTTcctatgttttatatgttcaGTTCCGAAATGATcacctttaattttttaacaaacaactGTTCTTGTATATATTcgttgaaaactttttttttattatatttatttagatataataataaaaatatcatcaaattAACGACATATTATGACATGTTTTTTGGTTAAAAGACtaagagatattaaaatttcgttcttcttaaatgtaatttagcAACTAATTTTAAACGCTTTTATATATCACGTAGGAgtgaatgaataaaaagtaataacggatgttttattcaaagatTAGACCTCGTTAAGATTCTATCCGTGATACTTTATTCAATATCCAATCTATAAGAAATCTCCAACAAAAATCTCGTTTGCTGTACACTGTTTCGTAGGATATGCATTTTTACATTCACTGAATCTCATTACCCTTCCTGGTGGTAAAgcctttgaatattaatgtcGGCCGCCTTAAGGAAACTTtaatcaatttgttttaaaatatatttcaaacacacAACCTGTTTGTGTACTGACAACGATTTGATTATGTTTTATCCATCCACGTTGCATTAATGATTAATTGCATTAAATTACGaagatttttcataaaaattattttatatttccctTTTACTTCTATCGGTATAAGCGGATTAGAATCTCCCACTTGAAACACTGAAATGTTGAGCGTTTTAGATTccttagattattattagttttcaaaatatttatggctTCAGATACTactgtgttatatatttgaagtttATACAGTTATGTACGCAGAGACATGTGAATGTATTATcgagtaaaatatttgatgaacTTTAAgccaattcaaataaaaacgtgaTGTTTAATCTCACCTTTGCcttattcaatatttcttattattaaaatcgttaCCTTTTTCCTATTGTTAACTCctgtaataaagtaatatcgTAGCAGCGATAGAATTATTAAGGATCGTAGACTTGTAGCTGAACGTGCTACGACGTAGCAAGATCTACGCTTTGTAGGCAAATGACTTTGTTATGAGCTACTTTAAGCAGGACGggattttttttcacagaAAAGATGTTTCAAAGAcaagaattaatattgtttcaattattattaacctcTTTAAGTTGGCTACATTGAAGAACCCAAAGACAATCCCGTCTGATTGATATCTATTACgttcataacaatatattcatatgtatataagtgaCACGTTGAGAAATAACAGCCTCATTGATAAATAGCATCCCATGTATCCAATTATCTGTCAAGGAGACGCAACTCGCCGTGTTTTGTGATATGGAACCCATCGGGAGTTGGGATATTAAGACGGAAAATATTGTGGCCTTTTCTGAACCCtgcaaatattattctatagattttatgtgatatatatttaaaagataacattttgttatagCAAACTATTGTTTAATAGAAGTTAAGGAAACGTTCTGTTACATTGAAGTGCTtccaaaactttataattaaatcgttttaaaactttcacgAACCATTAATTGAACATACATTGTGTCAGGGGAACGCAGAATGTGAGTCTTTAAGCTCATACTCTCGAATGTTCGTTTTATAgtgagatatttttaattacgtcATTCATATCCTTAGATTTACTGGTTAAACCTGCAGCTttgaccttttttttaattgaactgATGATCTTTTTATCAAGTATGTATAAGGTAAAAGACACCTAAATAGTTGAAAAATCCTTTAACAATgccgtaattatttttaagtagaaacatacatacatacatactcaTTTATTCCTATGAATCTTCGGAGAGAATATGAGTTTCTTCGATAAtagaaattgtataatttctgttaaatttcattttaacagtaattaattatagattctattgttaaaattagtGAGAATTAGCGTTTGCTATACGTTTGACGCTCTGATGACAACTAACAATAGATGCAGTGAAACACAAAGGGTGGTGtaatgttacaaattatatatttcactcATCTAGTCCACGAAACAGTTTAATGAAGTCGCAATAGAAAtccgaataaaataatttgtaacgtAGGTAATTCTAAGTCAATCAAATAATGCTTAAACCACTCTTACAGAGTAATTATTGACAAACGAATAActattttaccaaaaaaaatttttttataatgtaatttgtttttgacgACTTCCTAAAATTGAGAAAGTCATTGGAGAATAGACGTTTACTTTGGACGACTATGTATGGTATGGCGTGTGACGTCATCGCAAAACAATATGGCGGAACATTCAAGATGGTTTATAAGACATGGAAAATACGCACTGGTTTTATCCTGCTTTggattttgaaattatcaattttgttGCTGTTTTTGCTGTTGTTGCTGTTTTCAATCAAAGATAATTGTATCAGATAGTTCATCATATCCAAATATATACctgtgtatattttacttatgtaaattatgattaacaatagaaatttattattttgactttTCTAACCAGCGTCGAATAATTATGCACATATGGCACAGTTACTAAGCCACCCTGAAGGCTTCTGAACGAAGCTTAACACAAATTACAATGGGCATTACACTTTCTCGTGCAGGCTTTATTGCTtgtaaaggttttatttcCAATGCAACATCTGTTATAGACATTTCTTTGATATCTTCGGAGGTTTAGCCACAATTCATATCTAGAATTTCCCTCTTCTGATAGTTGCGTTCAggtttatgtttaaaactgAATTATAATCTGACATTTgtatataggaaaaaaaaagacCAAATTGTACTTTCTGCAATGATacgaatttattatgttatttaattatttatatcacctttaaacataaataagttGAACAGTTCAAACAacttattgtattttgtaatgcctttattgaaatatattgttattgattCTGTAGAAATTTTGGGCTCGAAAATGAACACCACGCTACATAACAACACGTTATTCATCTTCGTGAGTGCAATGGCTTTGCTGTTTACAATCACAGCATCCGTACCGATGGTAAGATCGCTGATTTAATGTGACccgttataaatttaaaatacataataaagaaattttcgAATTATTCCATTGACGATCGCAAATAGCAAATAGTTTGAGTTCTAAAATTGTTCaagctttttaaatacttaagaaCGATTGTGAATTTATatgcatatgtatatttattttcattgaatgtttaataattagcAAGAAGAGGAACAAGTGGAGAATGCTTTGGTACCTCGCGCCGATGACGACTCCGACATGTCAGTGCCCTGGGATGCTCTTAATACTGCAGCACTCCGCAAATTGCTGCTTCAACTGGATGCTGATGATAGGTGACACACATTCACACACGCAAAACAAATTTACACACATTACAAAAGCATACGCAGACATACGCAGACATCAGTACACTAAAAATTATTGgttcaatgtttattgaaaaagaaCGTTTTGAATGTATGAGGGAAAAAAGTACATATCTTATTTCAGAGTAATAGTATTCCAAGTGTAAAAATTCGGTCTTAATCTAATAATCAGTTCTTGCGTGATTAGTAGCAAATACTTACACACATACTAACATACAAATTGGCACACACGTCCAAACTTTcacgtttataatataaaaaaaaagaaaagaaaaataatacaaacattacgcaagaaaaatagaattagtatgtgattaattaattttttatatttttacaaaaaaaataataaatgtcattCAGCTAACGTTGTACAGAAAACTTTTtactataaacttaaaaagagaaaattatgttttacatatgtatgtacgtgtATTTTTAagagattatttataaaaaatttataagatcaACATTAAAATCAACATCAACGGCGTCCCATAGAtactaaaagaaataatttgacattcattatatttataattaattattatttgaagacTCAACATGGGTCGCGTGGGTCGCTCCTGGCCTCAAGCGGAACCCCGCGGTTGGGGACTTCGGGCCATAGACGGCAGGCTGGCTCGACAGTGGCGCGCCGACAAAAGACAAGTCCGCTTCCGACAATGCTATTTCAACCCAATCTCCTGCTTCAGGAAGTAAACCGACAATGAAATGAC of the Danaus plexippus chromosome 13 unlocalized genomic scaffold, MEX_DaPlex mxdp_15, whole genome shotgun sequence genome contains:
- the LOC116770146 gene encoding allatostatin: MNTTLHNNTLFIFVSAMALLFTITASVPMQEEEQVENALVPRADDDSDMSVPWDALNTAALRKLLLQLDADDRLNMGRVGRSWPQAEPRGWGLRAIDGRLARQWRADKRQVRFRQCYFNPISCFRK